From one Delphinus delphis chromosome 21, mDelDel1.2, whole genome shotgun sequence genomic stretch:
- the LOC132417734 gene encoding small ribosomal subunit protein eS7-like — MPEFDTDGLVLEPTEERTLNQNRELACGSRLLTNTDFHPAVSSQKFLLILLCLSVVAWALRVADVSKATFSSSAKIMKPNSEKLDEYELGVSQALLQLEMNLDLKAQLRELNITAAKEIAVGGGRRAFIIFVSVLQRKSFQKLQVQLVRELEKKFSRKHVVFIAQRRILPKPTRKSHTKNKPKHPGSRILTAVHDAILEDLAFPRETVGKRVDGSRLMKVHLDKAQQNGVEHEVETFSAIYKKLTDKDDNFEFLEFQL; from the exons ATGCCAGAATTTGACACTGATG GGTTGGTGTTAGAACCAACAGAGGAAAGAACATTAAATCAGAATCGAGAGCTGGCCTGCGGGTCGAGGTTGCTCACGAACACAGACTTTCACCCTGCTGTCTCCAGTCAGaagtttcttttgattttgctGTGCTTGAGCGTGGTTGCATGGGCGCTTAGGGTTGCTGATGTCAGCAAGGCCACGTTCAGTTCCAGTGCGAAGATCATGAAGCCCAACAGCGAGAAGCTGGACGAGTATGAGTTGGGCGTCTCCCAGGCCCTCCTGCAGTTGGAGATGAACCTGGACCTCAAGGCCCAGCTGCGGGAGCTGAACATCACGGCTGCCAAGGAAATTGCAGTTGGTGGTGGTCGGAGAGCTTTCATAATCTTTGTTTCCGTTCTGCAACGGAAATCTTTCCAGAAACTCCAGGTCCAGCTAGTGCGTGAGTTGGAGAAGAAGTTCAGCAGGAAGCATGTTGTCTTTATTGCTCAGAGGAGAATTCTGCCTAAGCCAACTCGAAAAAGCCATACGAAAAATAAGCCAAAGCATCCCGGGAGCCGCATTCTGACTGCCGTGCACGACGCCATCCTGGAGGACTTGGCTTTCCCTCGTGAGACTGTGGGCAAGAGGGTGGATGGCAGCCGACTCATGAAGGTTCATTTGGATAAAGCACAGCAGAACGGTGTGGAACACGAGGTCGAAACGTTTTCTGCTATCTATAAGAAGCTCACCGACAAGGACGATAATTTTGAATTCCTAGAGTTTCAGTTGTAA